A genome region from Purpureocillium takamizusanense chromosome 8, complete sequence includes the following:
- a CDS encoding uncharacterized protein (COG:K~EggNog:ENOG503P4D7), with translation MARDKDFDNAPMGVQSKRPPLNHRDSDSHSDTTNTSGATAHHHRTKAHHQKQHHVGRLHARVPSSKAVHKHVSHGHAHAQTGPKLNRRPGSPTDQDIPQRPAHRRATSEVKLPSRTSSSNLPKSASHSSLKRNRSHVEVGKRNRSSDKLKRTSSGTGIHGINKPSKTQVHFDLGSDDPEDEWVDASGSNSPYLSRKGSLNSSAQSSLRPGGSASSSRPDTPNVPSQHHASSSPDRERSQRKEYLTSRLLQRTPSHGAPPKMTADMAQAIRPNPSPSPNSPDSTDDPNVSPPLGANDDELTSRFVDTPGSGVTSEGSFYHATRSAPHRATELPGRPSSMSNLPQDGLDTVVVDKDNSVLVPKPTRRTAALPAETSRIQQKLNLQRASSVLEPSQGVAGVGGAVGATPLIGVGGPSFDGGSSRDPRVGKMLERTGMEYLVVRRYQNPVARSLNRLGRLADVDKNRRIPRTSTPTMNGKRSVELPSRHTRNVSMPDPRQTVASRRSGSIRTSGAGSSFEGDEVSRLNERLSGSSLVGVEEEDGTTTLLRNLWEKSVELSASTD, from the coding sequence ATGGCTCGGGACAAGGATTTTGACAACGCACCAATGGGTGTCCAATCAAAGCGCCCTCCCCTCAACCACCGGGACAGCGATTCACACAGTGATACGACCAATACTTCAGGTGCCACggcccatcaccatcgcACCAAGGCCCATCATCAGAAACAGCATCACGTCGGCCGCTTGCATGCACGTGTCCCTTCGTCCAAAGCGGTGCACAAGCACGTATCTCATGGCCATGCGCACGCGCAGACCGGGCCAAAGCTGAACCGTCGGCCCGGTTCCCCAACCGATCAGGATATACCTCAGCGCCCAGCACACCGCCGGGCCACGAGCGAGGTAAAACTGCCGAGCCGCACTTCCTCCAGCAATCTCCCCAAGAGCGCCTCGCACTCGAGCCTGAAGAGAAACCGCTCGCACGTCGAGGTTGGTAAACGAAACCGTTCCTCCGACAAGCTGAAGCGAACTTCGAGTGGGACGGGCATCCACGGCATCAACAAACCGAGCAAGACCCAGGTTCACTTCGACCTCGGAAGCGACGATCCGGAAGACGAGTGGGTTGACGCGAGCGGGTCCAATTCGCCTTACCTGTCGCGCAAAGGTTCTCTTAACAGCAGTGCGCAGTCCTCACTGCGGCCAGgtggcagcgccagcagctcgcggcccgATACGCCAAACGTCCCGTCCCAACATCACGCATCCTCTTCGCCAGATCGTGAGAGATCTCAGCGTAAAGAATACCTTACATCACGCCTACTCCAACGGACCCCGTCTCACGGCGCGCCTCCGAAGATGACAGCGGACATGGCGCAAGCTATCCGGCCCAATCCGTCACCGTCCCCTAACTCCCCTGATTCGACGGATGATCCCAATGTATCACCACCATTGGgagccaacgacgacgagctgacATCACGTTTCGTCGACACTCCCGGCTCCGGCGTCACCAGTGAGGGTTCCTTCTATCATGCTACACGAAGCGCGCCACACCGGGCGACGGAATTGCCAGGACGTCCGAGCTCGATGTCTAATTTACCGCAAGATGGACTCGATACTGTCGTTGTTGATAAGGACAACAGCGTTTTGGTCCCAAAACCGACCAGGCGAACTGCCGCGCTTCCTGCTGAAACTTCGCGTATTCAACAGAAGCTGAACCTGCAACGTGCCAGCTCTGTTCTCGAGCCAAGCCAAGGGGTAGCCGGCGTCGGAGGGGCAGTGGGTGCGACACCGTTGatcggcgttggcggcccCAGTTtcgatggcggcagcagccgagATCCCAGGGTCGGCAAGATGCTGGAGCGAACGGGGATGGAGTATCTTGTTGTTCGGCGATACCAAAATCCAGTTGCGCGCTCTTTGAACAGGCTCGGCAGGCTCGCGGATGTGGACAAAAATCGACGAATTCCACGCACCAGCACTCCGACTATGAACGGCAAACGATCTGTCGAGCTCCCGAGCCGGCACACTCGCAATGTGAGCATGCCTGATCCTCGGCAGACAGTGGCATCCAGACGCTCAGGCTCCATTCGCACCTCTGGTGCCGGCTCCAGCTTCGAAGGAGACGAGGTGAGCCGCCTGAACGAAAGACTGAGCGGGTCGAGTCTCGTTGGcgtcgaagaagaagacggcacCACAACGCTGTTGCGCAACCTTTGGGAGAAGTCGGTTGAACTCAGTGCAAGCACTGACTGA
- a CDS encoding uncharacterized protein (COG:D~EggNog:ENOG503NVRH) gives MRTTSRLFFQALRPLHHENPLGLPRSGTPPTWQKRPQKRKITGVEKVIAVSSAKGGVGKSTVAANLSLSFARLGFRAGILDTDIFGPSIPTLFNLSGEPRLSSNNQLVPLTNYGVKTMSMGYLVGENAPVVWRGPMVMKAIQQLLHEVDWGGLDILVLDLPPGTGDTQLTITQQVILDGSVIVTTPHTLATKDAVKGINMFKAVDVGILGLVQNMSLFKCPHCHGVTNVFGTNERVKRLCTEHDIDFLGDIPLHPSIGDDGERGKPTVVSEPSSDRATSFTDIARAICPKVGLQPS, from the exons ATgcggacgacgtcgaggcttTTCTTCCAAGCGCTACGACCGCTCCATCATGAGAATCCGCTG GGTCTCCCTCGATCtggcacgccgccgacctggcAAAAACGCCCCCAGAAACGAAAGATCACCGGCGTAGAAAAGGTCATAGCCGTCTCATCAGCCAAAGGCGGCGTTGGAAAGAGCACTGTCGCAG CAAACCTATCGCTCTCCTTCGCCAGGTTGGGCTTCAGGGCTGGCATCCTGGATACTGATATCTTCGGGCCGTCAATACCGACACTGTTCAATTTGTCGGGGGAACCTAGGCTATCGAGCA ATAATCAGCTCGTACCACTGACGAATTACGGAGTCAAGACAATGTCTATGGGCTACTTGGTGGGGGAGAATGCTCCTGTGGTCTGGCGAGGGCCGATGGTTATGAAGGCAATACAACAACTCCTTCATGAAGTTGATTGGGGTGGCCTCGATAttcttgtccttgacctACCTCCCGGAACCGGAGATACGCAGTTGACGATAACACAGCAAGTCATTTTGGATG GTTCGGTAATCGTCACAACGCCGCATACTCTCGCAACAAAGGATGCTGTTAAGGGCATCAATATGTTCAAAGCAGTCGATGTCGGCATCCTCGGTCTCGTACAGAACATGTCACTCTTCAAATGTCCCCATTGTCACGGGGTCACGAATGTGTTTGGCACCAACGAAAGGGTCAAGCGTCTGTGCACGGAACACGACATTGATTTTCTGGGAGACATTCCTCTGCACCCCAGTAtcggcgatgatggggaGCGAGGTAAACCGACTGTCGTGTCAGAACCAAGCAGTGACAGGGCAACGTCGTTCACAGACATTGCCAGGGCAATCTGCCCCAAGGTCGGTCTTCAACCTAGTTAA
- the CYC3 gene encoding Holocytochrome-c synthase (COG:C~COG:O~EggNog:ENOG503NU6G), protein MGWFWADSSPVVVHTSSGHPPVATNQAPPSGCPMHKKSLDALNPNETRAAESNSASSCPVPHASRGAEEQPKSILSQLNPLNYMFPDLSQKPAPNQAIALPTSREESTIPKGSGDGTWEYPSPQQMYNALLRKGYTDTDVTAVESMVSVHNFLNEGAWAEIVGWEQRFARGLYKGWQICRRGEAHTPEELERHWDGTESPPTLVRFQGRPKDLTPKATMLQVLGWIYPAKFGTELPFDRHDWYVSRDVNGQRREIRYVIDYYSGEPEPTGEPVFYLDVRPAATPLGSAERIIRWGSDVWWKAIGGDKREQDPQPFFRHTSSKPWG, encoded by the exons ATGGGTTGGTTCTGGGCCGACAGTTCCCCAGTTGTCGTGCACACATCGAGCGGCCATCCTCCCGTCGCCACCAACCAAGCGCCTCCG AGTGGATGTCCAATGCACAAGAAATCCCTCGATGCGCTGAATCCAAACGAAACGAGGGCCGCCGAAAGCAACTCGGCATCGAGCTGCCCCGTGCCTCACGCGTCGCGTGGCGCGGAAGAACAGCCCAAATCGATTCTTTCGCAGCTCAACCCCCTCAACTACATGTTCCCCGACCTCTCTCAGAAACCCGCCCCTAACCAAGCCATTGCGCTACCGACGAGTCGCGAGGAGTCCACGATACCAAAGGGCTCAGGCGACGGCACATGGGAGTACCCTTCTCCACAGCAAATGTACAATGCCCTGCTTCGCAAAGGCTACACCGATACAGATGTTACCGCTGTAGAATCTATGGTGTCAGTACACAATTTCCTGAACGAAGGTGCGTGGGCGGAGATTGTCGGATGGGAGCAGCGCTTCGCGCGAGGACTATACAAGGGGTGGCAAATATGCAGAAGGGGAGAGGCCCATACGCCAGAAGAGTTGGAGCGGCACTGGGACGGGACCGAGAGCCCTCCAACCCTTGTTCGATTCCAAGGGCGCCCGAAGGATTTGACGCCCAAGGCCACCATGCTTCAAGTCTTGGGCTGGATCTACCCAGCCAAGTTTGG AACCGAACTCCCCTTCGACAGACACGACTGGTACGTTTCCCGTGACGTAAATGGTCAGAGACGAGAGATCCGTTACGTTATCGACTACTACTCCGGGGAGCCCGAGCCGACGGGTGAGCCGGTCTTCTACCTTGACGTACGTCCGGCTGCGACGCCTCTGGGTTCCGCGGAGCGCATCATTAGATGGGGAAGCGATGTGTGGTGGAAGGCCATTGGAGGCGACAAGCGGGAGCAAGACCCGCAGCCCTTCTTCCGCCACACTTCCTCGAAGCCGTGGGGTTGA
- the BFR2 gene encoding rRNA-processing protein bfr2 (EggNog:ENOG503NVS0~COG:K~COG:U~BUSCO:EOG09262WSH) has translation MAKLKGRAKDFEDPDEKVTKDYDPEANEPDSDNSSDSGASDDQHAGTEHYVPVGKSKLREREGVSLGPQYSGSRVSRSALDAASEQDDSEGESSDGDESYDDPETANLSTDELQASDSEIDSENALAESDAERFGNFVFRGSSKPASLKSKHGKRPTAVDFMSSDDDEERGGAAVEEDTSGSEVSESDDDDMDDGLDALVDGGASSDSEDDGSAERDGDLQDSDASDDEGEAEDDEVESDSREGPSNGTSNTKPHMAAFSKQADVEKGLAIQQQRKSYDCLLNLRIRLQKALIAANTLPTLAEDLDGASEPYEAAEEAAVKLLNTISTLRENFGVRTGDKRKRELDITMDSETIWKQLQDEEATAVQFREDRLEKWSRKVQSVNVTPSALGQRNKSLVSALQDQLANPESRLLKRTRVPRSCAPAQAAKKIVEDEAVYDDADFYQLLLKELVDQRTVETSSAQTSMVPTVMLTAAKEAKVRKQVDRKASKGRKMRFTVHEKLQNFMAPEDRTSWEGDAIDRFFGTLFGRKMELNENESEDEEMDDLDAEEEGLRLFRN, from the exons ATGGCCAAACTGAAGGGTCGGGCAAAGGACTTCGAAGATCCGGATGAGAAAGTTACCAAGG ACTACGATCCGGAAGCCAACGAGCCAGACAGTGAcaacagcagcgacagcggtGCCAGCGATGATCAGCATGCTGGCACTGAGCACTATGTTCCGGTTGGCAAGAGCAAGCTGAGGGAACGAGAAGGTGTATCTCTAGGGCCCCAATACAGTGGCTCTCGTGTCAGCCGATCGGCATTGGATGCCGCAAGCGAACAGGACgacagcgagggcgagagcaGCGATGGTGACGAAAGCTATGACGACCCCGAGACGGCAAATTTGTCGACAGACGAGCTGCAAGCCAGCGATTCGGAAATTGACAGCGAGAATGCGTTGGCGGAGTCTGACGCTGAGCGCTTCGGCAACTTCGTTTTTCGCGGGAGCTCCAAACCCGCGTCCTTGAAGTCTAAACATGGCAAACGACCCACCGCGGTCGATTTCATGTCTtcggacgatgatgaagagaggggcggcgcagctgTAGAGGAGGACACAAGTGGCTCCGAGGTTTCCGAATCTGATGATGACGATATGGAtgacggccttgatgcccttgtcgacggcggggcCAGTTCCGATTCGGAAGACGATGGCTCTGCCGAACGGGACGGTGACCTACAGGATTCGGATGCGAGCGACGATGAAGGAGaagccgaagacgacgaggtcgaaaGTGATTCTCGCGAAGGTCCCAGCAACGGAACGAGCAACACGAAACCGCACATGGCGGCGTTCTCCAAGCAGGCGGACGTCGAGAAGGGGCTTGCCATCCAGCAACAACGCAAGAGCTACGATTGCCTTTTAAACTTACGAATCAGGCTGCAAAAAGCTCTCATCGCGGCAAACACTCTGCCCACTCTCGCAGAGGATCTAGACGGGGCGTCGGAACCCTacgaggcggcggaagaAGCAGCTGTCAAGCTTTTGAACACCATCAGCACCCTCAGGGAAAATTTCGGCGTCAGAACGGGCGATAAGCGCAAGCGGGAACTCGACATTACCATGGACAGTGAGACGATCTGGAAGCAACTTCAAGATGAGGAAGCTACTGCCGTCCAATTTCGGGAGGACCGACTGGAGAAGTGGTCGCGAAAGGTGCAGAGCGTCAACGTGACGCCGAGCGCACTGGGACAGAGGAACAAGTCACTCGTCAGTGCCTTGCAAGATCAGCTTGCCAACCCTGAGAGTCGCCTGCTCAAGCGAACCCGCGTTCCTCGGTCATGTGCGCCtgcgcaggcggccaagaagatagtggaggacgaggctgtGTACGATGACGCAGACTTCTATCAGCTCCTGCTCAAGGAACTTGTGGACCAGCGCACCGTCGAAACGTCTTCGGCACAGACCAGCATGGTGCCGACAGTGATGCTGACGGctgccaaggaggccaaggtgCGCAAGCAAGTTGATCgcaaggcaagcaagggcCGCAAGATGCGTTTTACAGTCCACGAAAAGTTGCAGAATTTCATGGCCCCGGAAGACCGAACATCTTGGGAGGGTGATGCGATTGATCGTTTCTTCGGCACTCTGTTTGGTCGCAAGATGGAGTTGAACGAGAACGAGAGCGAGGATGAAGAAATGGACGACTTGGACGCGGAAGAGGAGGGCCTGCGGCTTTTCAGGAACTAG
- a CDS encoding uncharacterized protein (EggNog:ENOG503NWBG~COG:A), protein MSSVAEIEVEKKQYQEQLDIVRGQLRDDPDNAELKALEGELNDVLVLLNESIAELQPAKAKSPEPAAAPEPPKAEKWSRENHPAFKNTAPVAEEKEDVLVNYQVNDSVLAKWVSGDRAFYPAKITSITGSSTAPIYIVKFKNYDTTETLRSKDLRPITNKRKADGPPAAATASAAAVSSVPGLVSSADATMYPQANKDNNNDGEAAKPPKPKKIKAKKELEASKNKWQEFNSKSKFGKTKKKESMFRTPEGIHGRVGFTGSGQAMRKDQARVRPHYDENQEVD, encoded by the exons ATGTCCTCCGTCGCAGAGATCGAGGTTGAAAAGAAGCAGTACCAGGAGCAG CTTGACATTGTCCGTGGCCAGCTTCGCGATGACCCCGACAAtgccgagctcaaggccttGGAGGGCGAACTGAACgatgtcctcgtcctcttaAACGAGAGCATCGCGGAGCTCCAACCCGCGAAGGCCAAATCGCCAGAGCCGGCAGCTGCTCCGGAACCGCCTAAGGCTGAGAAATGGTCTCGGGAGAATCATCCGGCCTTCAAAAATACTGCTCCAGTCGCCGAGGAGAAAGAGGACGTTCTGGTGAATTACCAAGTAAACGACAGCGTTCTGGCCAAGTGGGTTTCGGGTGACCGAGCATTCTACCCTGCCAAGATCACTTCGATCACGGGGTCCTCTACCGCGCCCATATACATTGTCAAGTTCAAAAACTATGATACGACCGAGACGCTCCGATCCAAGGACCTGCGCCCCATCACGAACAAACGAAAGGCCGACGGCCCACCTGCCGCTGCAACCGCCTCTGCGGCCGCTGTTTCATCAGTGCCTGGACTCGTTTCGTCGGCCGACGCAACCATGTATCCCCAAGCGAACAAGGACAACAACAATGATGGCGAAGCTGCAAAGCCACCGAAGCCAAAGAAGATCAAGGCGAAGAAGGAGCTTGAGGCCAGCAAGAACAAGTGGCAGGAATTTAACTCCAAGTCCAAGTTTGGCAAGACCAAAAAGAAAGAGAGCATGTTCCGTACGCCCGAAGGAATTCATGGGAGAG TTGGCTTTACAGGTTCTGGACAGGCCATGCGCAAAGATCAGGCCCGCGTTCGTCCCCATTATGATGAGAATCAAGAGGTTGACTGA
- a CDS encoding uncharacterized protein (COG:K~EggNog:ENOG503NVJ4), translating to MEQIETQASDLRYLVQAAPVALSDSASVSYETPQPRPQQGSPADSATFGDNSAGGGGPGANGGANKRKSVDDGPGSSQKQTRSKRNRYISIACNECKRRKIKCNGETPCQRCGNLNLACLYAPNCCSSSFKDSDEFKNVTSQLSRLQDEVSWLNQTIRTLQADPSRLAAPSERMMPSSNSAIALSPSQSSTSMQRPDLSSHGKSGAFRGPTSMAFSLDVANTTISNMGYRGIDEADDQDQQSSDVTMQMGSAPYDPLFEFDKDEMVRLCRFHEDEIGIMYPVLNIHTVIAHAKNIAPFLESARNQQRPMETINDEKTLQLKMVMCCALVVENHGHSDKASRLYNSMDAIVNRKLMADVSDMANLPLLCLLAGYRFLSSDEVLAWRVVGQVVRLCVELGIHQKRGLMKIQDESERKNALNSFWSAYVLDRRWGFATGLPFTLQDDDIDPQLPFPDEYPFLVAMITYSRLGAKVWRQVSHFGPVLARELRQEEIDNLDREILQWYDSVPEEVKVRNWDKEKQMTSTPSYNLQRLRIWTYLRLNQIRIWLYTPILHSATSIMSNPQQAQRVVDLAKDTIQYLNHLNSTTNLYRRAQVFYHQFLTSAISVVFLASVHAPVRFSAVCREEFYMALDLVKDLSAKSWVSKRLWRTIKSLKDVAPRFGLNPDDDPHSNAALGMIGLARGQFDPSPVAQTPFPTIGMPTPQQTQEVQVDHNGKKIQSELSRIFEGYVGLNGFQYNNNDGHVPTHELASPTSANSMFTSDGTVFPHLREMF from the exons atggagcagATTGAGACGCAGGCTTCGGACCTGCGGTACCTCGTTCAGGCGGCTCCCGTTGCGCTCAGCGATTCCGCGAGTGTCTCGTACGagacgccgcagccgcgcccgcagcagGGAAGCCCAGCGGATTCCGCGACATTCGGAGACAATTccgcaggcggcggtggtcccggcgccaacggcggcgcgaaCAAGCGCAAGTCAGTCGACGATGGCCCGGGGTCCAGCCAGAAGCAGACACGGAGCAAGAGAAACAGG TACATCTCGATAGCATG CAATGAGTGTAAGCGACGGAAGATCAAGTGCAATGGCGAGACGCCGTGTCAGCGATGCGGAAATCTCAATCTCGCTTGTCTATACGCACCGAATTGCTGCTCTAGCAGTTTCAAGGACTCAGACGAATTCAAAAATGTCACATCACAGCTCAGCCGCCTCCAGGACGAGGTCAGCTGGCTCAACCAGACGATACGGACCTTGCAAGCCGACCCATCCCGACTTGCTGCTCCAAGTGAGCGCATGATGCCATCATCCAACTCGGCCATTGCTCTGTCACCTTCACAAAGTTCGACCTCGATGCAGCGACCCGACTTGTCATCGCACGGCAAATCAGGTGCCTTCCGAGGACCCACGAGCATGGCCTTTAGCCTGGATGTCGCCAATACTACCATTTCCAACATGGGCTAccgcggcatcgacgaggccgacgatcAGGACCAGCAGTCGAGCGACGTCACCATGCAGATGGGGAGTGCGCCGTATGACCCGTTGTTCGAGTTTGACAAGGACGAAATGGTCAGGCTCTGTCGTTTCCACGAGGATGAGATTGGAATCATGTATCCCGTCCTCAACATCCACACCGTCATTGCCCACGCCAAGAACATTGCGCCCTTTTTGGAGTCTGCTAGGAACCAGCAACGACCCATGGAGACGATcaacgacgagaagacgCTCCAACTCAAGATGGTCATGTGCTGTGCGCTCGTCGTGGAAAATCACGGGCACAGCGACAAAGCCAGCCGGTTGTACAACAGCATGGATGCGATTGTGAACCGCAAACTGATGGCGGACGTAAGCGACATGGCCAATCTCCCACTGCTGTGTCTCTTGGCGGGCTATCGGTTCTTGTCCAGtgacgaggtcctcgcctGGCGTGTCGTGGGTCAAGTCGTTAGACTCTGCGTGGAACTGGGCATCCATCAAAAAAGGGGATTGATGAAGATCCAGGACGAATCCGAGAGAAAGAATGCCCTCAACAGCTTTTGGTCCGCCTACGTTCTCGATAGAAGGTGGGGATTCGCAACTGGTCTACCGTTTACCCTACAAGATGACGATATCGATCCACAGTTGCCATTCCCG GATGAATATCCCTTCCTCGTGGCTATGATCACATACTCCAGGCTCGGCGCCAAAGTCTGGAGGCAAGTATCGCACTTCGGACCCGTATTAGCCCGTGAGCTGAGGCAAGAGGAGATTGACAACCTTGACCGCGAGATCCTGCAGTGGTACGACAGCGTTCCGGAAGAGGTCAAGGTGCGAAACTgggacaaggagaagcagaTGACATCGACCCCATCATATAATCTACAGCGCTTACGGATATGGACGTACTTGCGCTTGAATCAG ATTCGCATCTGGCTCTACACCCCCATACTCCATAGTGCGACGAGCATTATGAGCAACCCGCAACAGGCGCAGCGAGTAGTTGACCTCGCCAAGGATACCATACAGTACCTCAATCATCTGAACAGCACGACGAATCTGTATCGCAGGGCCCAGGTCTTCTACCATCAATTTCTCACGTCAGCCATCTCCGTCGTATTTCTCGCATCGGTGCACGCCCCCGTTCGCTTCAGCGCGGTCTGCCGAGAAGAGTTTTACATGGCGCTCGACTTGGTCAAGGACCTATCTGCCAAGAGTTGGGTGTCTAAACGCCTTTGGCGCACGATCAAGTCTCTCAAAGATGTCGCCCCGCGCTTCGGCCTGAATCCCGACGATGATCCACACTCAAACGCCGCCTTGGGGATGATTGGGCTTGCGCGAGGCCAATTCGACCCAAGCCCCGTTGCACAAACGCCGTTCCCGACCATTGGCATGCCCACGCCACAGCAGACGCAGGAAGTGCAAGTGGACCACAACGGCAAGAAGATTCAGAGCGAGTTGTCGAGGATTTTTGAGGGCTACGTGGGCCTGAATGGCTTCCAGTATAACAACAATGATGGCCACGTGCCGACACATGAGCTGGCCTCCCCCACTTCTGCCAACAGCATGTTCACCTCTGACGGGACCGTGTTCCCGCACCTCCGGGAGATGTTCTGA
- a CDS encoding uncharacterized protein (EggNog:ENOG503NWUB~COG:S~TransMembrane:2 (i106-122o128-148i)): protein MRGGFLLGRFCLRSTLRPKVNSSLVLHRTASRAHNSNRIPWRDCSTKRVILQASAGAAALGTAAFVELAQKDNSGTEQTGENRMLAVSRAEIKKQVSEDDRGFRRVVHKAILLLDLYVWEPIWTGVRFLQLVIIFVPVIISVPAIWVGRRQRDRDNERTGTLWWYGFLVRSMEWAGPAFIKLGQWAASRTDIFPNEMCDTMSKLHSNAPAHSMRKTRETVEAAFDGRGFDEIFEEFNEKPLGVGAMAQVYKAKLRPALAMPADQDISSNEAALSQNVRRNVNTVLKSSPKRVPSSYVAVKVLHPNVERTIRRDLRIMGFFATALNAIPTIEWLSLPDEVAQFGEMMKLQLDLRIEAANLERFRQNFKDRSTAWFPYPYTEFTTRTVLVEEFAQGIPLADFMENGGGVFQHDIGDEGLDAFLRMLLLDNFVHADLHPGNIMVRFYQSAQPELRLRMLYGDKNSHSEDADVTEKVLERLRPFRSRKNKAAWDAELAKIDAEGYRPQLVFIDTGLVTELNATNRENFLALFRAVAEFDGYKAGHLMCERCRLPDAVLDQEVFGLKMQHLVLSVKSRTLALGNVKIGDILQEVLGMVRTHHVRLEGDFVNVVISILLLEGIGRNLNPDADLLSSSLPILRQLSAQSGAEMAKQGDFSMIAVWVGLEARRFLQASIEDVERCVKYDLLSPNI from the exons ATGAGAGGCGGTTTTCTTTTGGGCCGGTTCTGCCTCCGTTCAACCTTGCGTCCGAAGGTCAATTCGTCGCTCGTCCTTCATCGCaccgcgtcgcgcgcgcatAACTCCAATCGTATACCATGGCGAGACTGTTCGACAAAAAGGGTCATCCTCCAAGCCTCagcgggcgccgcagccTTGGGGACCGCCGCCTTTGTCGAATTGGCGCAGAAAGATAATAGTGGTACTGAACAAACCGGAGAGAATCGTATGCTCGCGGTTTCGCGCGCCGAAATCAAGAAGCAGGTATCTGAAGACGACCGCGGGTTTCGACGAGTTGTACACAAGGCCATATTACTCCTGGACCTCTACGTCTGGGAACCGATATGGACGGGTGTCCGATTCCTGCAATTGGTCATCATCTTTGTTCCGGTTATAATCTCCGTCCCAGCCATATGGGTGGGCAGAAGGCAGCGCGACCGCGACAACGAAAGGACTGGCACGCTATGGTGGTATGGCTTCCTGGTTAGGTCCATGGAGTGGGCAGGGCCGGCGTTTATCAAACTCGGCCAgtgggcggcatcgaggacaGACATTTTCCCCAACGAAATGTGCGACACGATGTCGAAACTGCACTCCAATGCACCGGCTCATTCGATGCGCAAGACCCGCGAGACGGTGGAAGCTGCATTTGATGGCCGAGGCTTCGACGAGATCTTTGAGGAATTCAACGAGAAACCTCTTGGCGTTGGCGCTATGGCGCAGGTCTATAAGGCGAAGCTGAGACCAGCTCTCGCGATGCCGGCCGATCAAGATATATCCTCCAACGAGGCGGCATTGTCGCAGAACGTCCGACGCAACGTAAATACGGTGCTCAAAAGCTCACCGAAGCGTGTGCCATCATCATACGTCGCTGTCAAGGTTCTACATCCGAACGTCGAGCGTACGATTCGCAGGGACCTCAGGATCATGGGTTTCTTCGCCACAGCCCTCAACGCCATACCGACCATTGAGTGGTTGTCGCTGCCAGATGAAGTAGCGCAATTCGGCGAGATGATGAAGTTGCAGCTCGATTTGCGCATCGAGGCTGCCAACTTGGAAAGGTTCCGCCAGAATTTCAAGGATCGGTCCACGGCATGGTTTCCATACCCCTATACCGAGTTCACGACGCGTACCGTGTTGGTCGAGGAATTCGCTCAGGGAATACCTCTGGCAGATTTCATGGAGAATGGGGGTGGTGTGTTCCAGCACGAcattggcgacgagggcctggacGCATTTCtgcgcatgctgctgctcgacaacTTCGTCCACGCTGACTTACATCCCGGCAACATCATGGTCCGCTTCTACCAGTCGGCACAGCCAGAGCTTCGCCTGCGAATGTTATACGGGGACAAGAACAGTCATAGCGAGGACGCGGACGTCACCGAGAAAGTGCTCGAACGCCTCCGCCCCTTTCGCAGCCGCAAGAACAAGGCCGCATGGGATGCCGAGCTCGCCAAGATTGATGCCGAGGGATACCGGCCGCAGCTGGTCTTTATCGACACCGGCCTCGTAACGGAGCTCAACGCAACCAACCGTGAGAATTTCCTCGCGCTCTTtcgcgccgttgccgagTTCGACGGATACAAGGCCGGCCATCTCATGTGCGAGCGCTGCCGCCTACCCGATGCTGTGCTAGACCAGGAGGTCTTTGGGCTGAAAATGCAGCACCTTGTCCTGAGCGTAAAGAGCCGCACGCTGGCGCTCGGTAACGTCAAGATCGGAGACATTCTGCAGGAGGTGCTTGGCATGGTCCGGACCCATCATGTCCGTCTCGAGGGCGACTtcgtcaacgtcgtcatcagcatcctgctcctcgagggcatTGGCCGTAACCTTAACCCGGATGCAGACTTGCTGAGCAGCTCACTGCCGATTCTTCGGCAATTGAGCGCCCAGAGCGGAGCAGAAATGGCGAAGCAAGGCGACTTTTCCATGATTGCCGTGTGGGTTGGCTTGGAAGCCAGGAGATTTCTCCAAGCCAGCATCGAGGAT GTTGAGCGATGTGTCAAGTACGATCTCCTGTCGCCAAACATATAA